From the Palaemon carinicauda isolate YSFRI2023 chromosome 4, ASM3689809v2, whole genome shotgun sequence genome, the window TCAATTATCCTACTTTTCACACTTTCATACTAAACATCCTCTACTCTCGTTTTCACCCCATACATAGTTAACAGATATCCTGTAAAATACTCTCCTAATTCTCTAGCCCAAACTCGCttgctatcaccatacttagcctgacaatacCTTTCATACTTCATGaaaaagtcatatacatccctactactatgttcattatatttttcacaccaggatacctctctctctctctctctctctctctctctctctctctctctctctctctctctctctctctctctctctctctctctcgcaaggatttggcaaaaaacaaatttaaaaactaaccaaaaattgatcctccacaatgAAAGATGAAAGATCTTTAGATATATGATAAAGTTTATAGATACAATTAATTGTCTGAACGGACCAAGAGGAGTTACTTTTCTGTCTTTTGAAAGTGTTTTGATGCTAACTAAAGATTGTGTGCTTTGGATATGAGCACCTAAGACTTTTTCATAGTTGGTAGGGTCAAGAAAAAGATATCCAAGAACACTTTCTTTCTGGAGTTGTGTGACCAGCAAGCGAGTGTATTCCTCAACCAGCAGGATCGTTGTGGAGGTTCAGCTTGGGGGAGAGCTCATGAAGTCAAGGGTATTAGTTCCAAATTAGCCTTCCGGAAGAACCTATGAGGGGCTCAAGCGTTAAAGGAAAGGAGTCTAGAAATGCCAGACAACTTTTACCTGCCACTATCTACTGGACTATACCTACAAATCCTTTGATACCTTGTCCTTGGCCTTTGGTTGATCCTCAACAGGTTATGTATTTAACCCAGGTCCCTCTGGAGGCAAGAAGCACCTTGTTTAAGATAGCATTATAAGGCTACTCTTCCTTCTCTCAATAGAGGCCTTCTACTCTTTcttgtccaaccccccccccccctttctagtAGCTACGTATACATTTAGATACCACATTTCATATTGGAGATACAGGTTCCTCCTGTTACTGAGTACAGTTACCTCTGAATATAAGCCTAACTTAATATGCTGAAGCTGTAGGGAGGTTCCTGAAGTCATAACCTTAGCTCCTGTACTGGACCAGGTATATTAACATTTCTGTGGCAGATTGAGCCAGCCAGATTTTGGCATATAAGTACTTCCTCCCACCAATAGGTGCGTCTTCTATTTAATTATAATTGTTCCCGCTTTGAAAATTTGACTCCTTTAAAGTTAAACCTCTCACATCAACCATCCCTCTTAGTTCTGATCCAAAGGTAAAAAGTGAAGGGTCTTTGACTGGAAATTGGGTGGGGTACACTTCTGCCCGCAGTGCCTGCTATTAACTATCTTGTTAAGGAATCAACAGCTGTTCCAGCTCTTTTAAAGACAtactcttattttaattttttaaaggactcaggtttctaGAGCTAGGAAAGAATTTAAATCAGTTCTAAAATGTATCATCTGTTTACATTGGGAAAAGGGTTTTCAGGCAAATAACTGTAATGTGTACCCTATGTATATGATGATCTCACAAGAGGTGTTCTTGCATTATGAAATATACAAAGGGTAGGGGATGGgatttttagatgcctgaaatgtataacaagaagaaatgaaaaggaaaagaggTTAGAGTCTGATTTGCATATTTAGGAAAATtaaagtttaatttaaaattgtgtCCTCTCATATAAGAAAACTCCAAAATTTTCACCTTGCCCATCTCCAATAATACCTGTTCTCTATTATTTCAGACTTTCCATCCCGAAAGAAATTATCATCAAACTCTTGTGACAAGGTTGTGTAAACTAATGAAGATATCTGCAAGAGATACAGGATTGGGGAAAAGGAAGCAGGATCTATGATGGTCATGTTGCAAGTCTTTGATGTAAAGTATGGTGTCTTAGCATTAACTTTCTCTTTGTTGGCTGTTGAAGATAATATTGAAGAGGATGTCATCTCGTGATAGGGAAAAGATGAGGAATTCTGAATCATTAGAGTTTCCAATGAAAAGTGATATTGAAGATTCATCTTCACTCTCTGTAGTCAAGCCAGAAAATAGTGATTTGGTAGGAAATGTTTCGCTCTTTGTTGACGGGTCTCTTTTTATAGATCCagacatggaattcaaagcagagccaggaATATTTGAATCAAGTGAAGGTGACATGAAATATGCTTATGACTCTGATGCATCAGGGACTGAGGACAACTCACAAAGTTGCAGATGCAGAGAATGTGGCGAAACATTTTCTAAGCAAGTTAACCTTGAAGCCCATTATATAAATCATACTAGGCGGAGGTCATTCAATTGTGGTGACTGTGGCAAAGCATTTTTTAAGAAAAGTGTTCTCGTAGCACATTTACgaactcacactggggagaagccattcaagtgtagTGCTTGTGACAAAGTATTTTCTCAGAAAACTCATCTTACAAaacattatagaattcacactgtggagaagccatttaagtgcaatgTATGTGAGCAAGCCTTTTCTCAGGGAAGTACTCTTAAAAAtcattatagaattcacactggagagaagccattcaagtgcgatgtctgtggcaaagcattttctcagaaagGGGCTCTCTCATCACATTTGATAACTCAtactggggagaaaccattcaagtgtaatgttTGTCAGAAAGCATTTTCTCAGCGAACTCATCTCACAAATCATTGtaaaattcacactggggagaaatcATTCAAGTGCAATGTCTGTGACAAAAAATTTTCTCGGAAAAGTAATCTCAATGCTCATTATAGAATTCACACCGGGGTGAAGCCGTTCaaatgcagtgtctgtgacaaagcattttctcagagaaTTCATCTCACAACTCATTGTAGAATTCACACTGAGACAATAGAGCTGAGAGGCACAAAATAACAAAATACCAAGAACTAAAGAACAACCTGAAAAAAATGTGTGGGAATGAAAGAAATAGGTATAATAGCTGTGGTGGTGGGGCAGGAGTACTTATGAAGAAAAACCTGAGAAAATAGTTTCAGGCAATACCAAGTTGCCCACGCATAAATGAGATGCAGATTGCTgccatcttgaaaagagccctTAGATGTGATACAAACCATGTGGAAGTTCAAATCATTTGTTTATCCCACCAAAGAGTACACCACATAGTCATGTATCACGTCTAAGGGCTATTTTACTAAAATTAGCTCCCCTTTATTTAAACCCTCCCCCCCTCCTCTTCTCTCTTTAGCCAGCCAACAAAGACTTTGCGATTCTAGCCTTTACTTCAAATTGTGTAAGGGTTATTTTAGTGTGCTCGTATGTTACCATGCATAATCACACCACTCTCTTTAGCCAGTGGTGATATTCCCTACATGAGGCATTTCTCTCCCCCCAACTCTTCCAGTTGAGAGATGTAGCTATGTTTACTTTTCTCCCTACCATGAACTAAGACTCTTGAGATTCTAGTCTTTATTCAGGTTTGTGTAAGGGCTATTTTGTTGTATTTCTATGTCTGCGTATGTGATCAAATCACACAGGAAGTATTCTCTAAAGTGAGATGTATCTATGGgtccccctccccctccaactTTACTCTCCCCCTCTGCCACCCACCGACAACGCTAGCCAAAACACCTATGCAAATGGAGAGCTTCTGTTGTTGTGGAATTCAATCGCAAAATATCTAATGTCCTACCAAGTTATGTGCATACAATAAACATTTAACTGAAAATGTCTCATTCCATATAAAACTTCCCCTTATTTTTTATAGATTCCTTAATTTCTCCATCATTTACTTGCACTTCACAGATCTTGGGAAATTTTCTCATTCACATTGTAAGCCTGCTAGTTTTAGACATGATGATGGACaacaagatttattttttctttatttctttattttctcaatTATCATCTCTACAAATAAGATTTGTCATGCCTTATATGTTTATACAGTGAGCCATCGGTCATTGTAGGGGTTGATAACAGAGACAcccataaacaaagaaaaaaaaaactagtaatgtTGATGCCTTTGAGTCAATGATCTCTAGCTCCCTTAATCAACTACCACTGCCTATGTGCAGTCTGCATAACATCACAAATTACGCACTAAATTGTTTTCATGTAGTCTACTAATTGTACTGTAGGTGTTACTACAGTAATTGTATAATAAAGTACTGTACTAACTCGTATTTTTACATCCTTTCCTTGATAAATCTAAATCATCTACAACATTAAATATTTAATCTGCTTCTAAATGTAATTCAATTGTCTTCACAATCTTGAATCTTTAGAGTTTAACTATTCAATTATATCAAGTTTAATGCTATATATAACTTAGTTATGACTAATTTTTACCTTAATAGGATTTCTCTTTACGCTTTCTTAACATTAAATTATAATTTATTGTCCCttcaatttatttccttcctttcatattttttattttattttcagattaTTATTTCAACATTATATTACTTAATTCCTTCCTGGATTACAAATTACAAGAAATTAGGTTTAAgtaattagaatgaaaaaaaaaaaaactttgtccatTCAAAGACTTCagaccacattctataaaatactaTTGCATAATATTTGACCATAtattcttccttttctatttgcaTTACATTTTTACTATTTCCACATGTTATTGTTCATTTCAGTCTATGTTTATTCCTGGCTGTTATTGGTATTGTCCttattttttcttcagtttttcccaCAATATATTATGTGTTGATATTATATAATGCAATTTTTTATAGACGAATTTACTGCAGAAAACATGGATATTCTTTCTGCACCTGAGAGCTGAAGAATTTCAAGGTCTACTGAGGAACATCTGGCTGGCTATTTTATTTATAACTACACTCCCATCAAAGCTTAAATCAATTTGTTTGttatatgaagaaatttttttCCTCGATCTCTTATTTAACAAcagaaaaaattaacttttttaaaagaaattttgttaAACATAGCATAACCTTAGAATACAAAATATCTTTCGCTctagttttcattcttttttaattgGTAAAACACAAAAAACTCCGCCATCAGAATCTTTGGACACGAAAAAAAGCTTGACATTTTTGGTTGATTAATGATCTAACTAGTTGTAGagggaaattttattttctttttgactatGGTGCTTCATACTAAAAATTCATAATTAcagattacagtacagtaattgaatAACTGTCATATATGATGGTAAttataaaaagctttttttttttctaaatgcaacccttttttttattaacaaataaggaagttatcgattattataaattctttttaaattccaatttccatatttttcttcattaaaattacaatttttctGTTCAAAAATTGTTGAAGCATACGATGCTTAAGTAACAATGAACcaattttaagaaatttatcttttttatagaGAGAGATTCTTCTTATAACAGGaatataaatttagattttacATCATGCATTTTATATTACATAACATATTACTTGACCCTTTCGCCGCAATGACGTTCAGCAATACCTGGAATACTAAGATATACTGGATAGGTTATTTACGaatataaaccatatggaagttACGATCATTTGTATTTTCTACTAAAAATATTTTGCTAAAAAAGTTTCTCCCCTCATGGATTTTAGCCCCACTTCCTTTTTTCAACAAACCAACAAAgactttgggattctagcctttattcctgATTGTGCCAGGGCTGTTTTAGTGTGTTTTTGTTATCATACATAATCTCACCATGCTCTTAAGCCAATACCAACATTCCTTATGTGAGGCATTTCTTTTCCCAACCCCCGACACTCCTAGTTTAGAGACGTAGTTATCCTCGTATCTCACCCCTCACTATCTAAGACACAATTTTAGTCTTTATTTGTGATTATGTAAAGGATATTTTAGTGTGTTTCTATGTTGGCATACATGAGCAAACCATACAAGTTACCCAAAAGTTGTCATGCATAAAAGATGAAATAGTAACAAAGATCTTTACCGGCTGCATCACATAGGACGTAACAACATGTGAGGAATGGAAAATGCGTCTGATCGCGCAGATATGTAATTAACCTACCAAttactttattatacaaatttacattgaaaaaaaatttaacatctTAACAGCAGCAAAAGAGATTAAACAAGCaaaaaacgaaataaaagaaatgcaaCTTAGCAAAATCAAAAGGCAATCAAAATATGCATGACTTGAGGTGTCTTGCAATGATAAATTATTGAAGTGGGGTCGTACACGTGGTcctgtggccccgagactatactgGGTTCTAAAGCAAAAGTTAGACACAAAATTTGTTCACCAAATCGCACGCACTCAGCCCGAATTTTGTAAAGGCCAGTTAAACCTAAATCAAGAAAAAATGAATTTAAGCTAAtctaaaatgggggaaaactagtgGTTAAGTGGTACCTGCAATCCTTATGTGGAAGACAGCCTTTGATTTTTCTCGCAAATGACCATGGAATTGatagtttgcacccttgactggcccatcCCAGGAATCTTCGCTTCTTGGCAGATTGGGTATCTCTGGCACAGTTCCCAGGATCGTGTTCTTCCCTCTCTCCAGCTGACAGGACCCAAGCACTCATTTACTCTCTCCTCTGTTTTGTGGGGGTtaagccagaggtgcacagatttaCTGACCAGGTCGGTCAACCAGTTACAACCACGGATCTTTCACGAATGGGCTGACCCTTTGGTCGCATGGCTCGCCTGGCTTCAAATTCCAAAAACAGGTGAGGGTCATTGGGCATAGGACAACCCAGTTGGGGTGCCATATCAGGACTTTTGGGCAAGGCAAGGTAACATTGTAAGGAGtgaataggaggcaggatttttttttgcaaaatacaaagagaaatctttcagctctaagggaatatacatacatagtaatcCCAcgtattctggcttgctaaaaattaaatacttaaatgaGGAAGTAGCaaagggctggtgcgatgggcatacatcttaaaattaatcagaGCTGAATAGGTAGTGAGAAATAAAATAAGGTGCTCATAAGTCAGCAGTACTAACGTTAgattcaaaaccagtgtaatgatTTATCTCGATACACCTAGCTTAAGGGGACCGACCGGAATGCCATTATATGGGGGTATAGGTAGGAAAacacaaaatcctaaaaaaattaattgagtttcgtatggcaatggagactgcgtatacgaaatattttgtcaaacttccacttactttcatagttacagagtaattagtaaaagtaactcaataaaccttaaacattgttccctacaagaaaatgcagtatttcttctgttatcaaaaattttgataattattacattttaatgtaaaagaaattgtaaacaatggcatctgtatagcttccacGAGTTGCAGACGATGTATTACAtggtaaattacacccttcgcccttcagtcttaccacaaacctcagagagtaCATGACTTAGTTTGACCTCTGACAgccactcatttttacgtttgtttttctcgttttttggcaagaattttatcatttcaaagaggaaaagacaatttcaacattttgctaacataaggaagaagaaaattcgctctattaagagtttacaagagggtaatattggtagtgcagagagagagagagggagatcgtCAACAGTTACCtgcagcccttggccttcttcagcaagaaagtTAAATCCGcagaaaccaggtacagcacgttcgacaggaaactcctcgccgtctacctcgccgtccgccacttcagatacATGCTTGAAGGAACGCCCTTCACCATAGCaacggaccaccagcccctgatccacgcTTTTACGAAGTTTTCAGACGTATGGTCCTCTCACCAACAACGACACTTGGCAACCATCGTAGAATTtggctgcactatcagctacgtaccAGGTAAGAAGAACCCTGTCgccgacgccctctccaggatcgagatcaacgcggtccacctgggaatcgactacgcaaACCTCGCCGTAGAACAGCAGAACGACCCAGAGGCCCAAGACTATCGTACGACAGCAACAACGCTACGTATGAAGGATATTCCCCTCGGACCGGCCGGGGAAACCATCTTCTGCGACGCCAGCATGGGCCCCCCTCGCCCATGGATTCCCGCCTCCTGTAGAAGAAGATCTTCAACGTCATCCATggattatcacacccctcgggTCGCATTACAGCCTGCCTTTTATCCGAAAAATTCATCTGGTCAGGAATCAAGAAAGATGCCCGTGAGTGGCAAATacctgcattaactgccagacgagtaaggtcaaccgccattcggtgattttccccaacccaagagacgattcggacacatccacgtggaCGTTATGGGACCTCTGCtgccttcaggttctgcaagatacctcctgacaatcgtcgaccgctccactagatggttagagGCAACTCCGATGTTCGAAGCAACCACCCACGcctgcgccgaagctctcctgtcgagttggATCAGCCGCTTCGGTGTCCCCGACGATATCACGACGGACCAAGGTtctgctttcttgtcagagatctgggtCTCTctagcaaacctgatgggaacgacactccacagcaccacggcataaaccctgcagcgaacggcatggtcgagagagctcatcgcacactcaaagcagccCTGATGGCGAAATGTACGGACGAACATTGGAAAGAGCAACTCCcttgggtcctccttggcctttgcaccgctcccagggcagacggcgaaccttctccTGCGGAGAAGGTCTACGGCGAGGCACTTACAGTCCCTGGCGAATTCTTCCTCGCAACTACCGACGACACCAAGCTGGATCACTTGAGAGAAATCGccgggaaattcagaccatgcctgaaaacatacgaggacaggaccagacacttcacgcCCAAGAACCTAGACGATTGCAACTACGTCTTCATCCGGGTCGATGCTCGCCAccaacccctgactagaccttatcgcggcCCTTATGAGGTTGCCaaaagaacagccaaatctttcctcctgaacgtccacggacaagaagattgggtgacgatcgaccgattaaaaccagcatacctcgaaagcaacaagaagatcactgcgggccctggtagacccaggattccacctcagaacaaatcatcaACCGGACGGGAGAAAACCACGCAATGACGGGGGAAAACGATTCCTCAAAACAAGAGCAACCTTCCCCTGCgctcaagcaccagaggggaattACGTCGCCCTCCACGATACAATGATTAATCGTATCAATCATCTACGATGCTCGCTGTCTGGGGGTCGAGTAgctgtaaggacatcgtcttacccacCGTGTTTCGTCCCCCTGAACTcatttctgtatattgtaactttattctttattccacacagtggatttttgtacaacaatgttgcgctctttgagagctttatattcatgtataatattgtatatttcattaggctaccgccttaatattttatatttatatttgaatcaaaacaCAAATGATTGTGGCGGTTGGAAAGGTTTCCCTCCCATGCTACTTATCCGTCCACAcactgtaatatagtgaccgttgcatgttcaataaattgtcagtctctctctgctcgtcttgttgtcctcacagtATAAAAAGATGTTGAATGATCACTATGAACGGTAATAAATAATATGTGCAATCATTATTACTGActtaaatagaagaaaaagaatatgaataaataaaaaatgttaattGATCTCTACAAATGAAGTAAATACAGAAACCTCCTTTCATATACCTCCTTGGCCAAACATTGTGCACTCGCTGCCAATTCGAGTGGCAATCGAGTGGCATTCTAAAGCCCTAGCAATAAATATCACTGGAATCCGCACTAGTCACGATTATTCTAAGGATTAATCCCATGCTGAATGCAGTAGGTGGCGACTCCCGTTCAACTCACTCCAACAGTCGCTCAGGTCCAAGAATAAGCGAATGGGAATCTAGCAGGAAGCGTGCAACAGGTTGTTCCAACATAAAACAGCAGAACGTTCACTAGACTTTCCGCCATTTCTAGGATTATTCAACATGGTAGCTAGTCGCAGAGCTTAGTTGTAGTTGTGTGACCCCAGGCTAAGTTggcttttcatcattttttttatttctattacattCATTCGTTGTTTTTTGACTAGTTATTTTATTTTGTGAAGTTACAACTCATTTTCATTGCTAATTCCTAACTGTAGGCTAAGATTGTTATTCATTTtggagtaatatttttttttcattttgtgaatTATAATTAGTAAATTATGTTTGTTTTGCTTACGCTTTTCATACAGCGACTGACCACTTTTTCGTAATACGACAGTATCGTTTTCTTTTATCTTCAAGgggccttttagtatggaggagatgcaaaatgctatctctagctcttctttaactgccccaggtgaggatggcatccggtatgaaatgatatcacatcttccagtggataccaaggaatttttattagaaacctttaatggtctatgggcttcccatacatctcctgattcctggcatacttcaattgtaattccaggccacaagtctggtaaagacccagaacttccatctagttataggcccatatccttgaccagttgcatatgcaaactatttgagagaatgatcaacaacagacttgtgtggtatctagaataaaaaaatcttttatctaacagacagtttggttttagaaagaaccgaagtactctagaccctttgctgatgttatcaagggaaatttcaaatgccttttctaaccaaaaccaggtggggggtgtctttttttatcttgaaaaggcatatgacaccacctggaggggtggtattttaaagcaattggcctcatggggtataggaggacatatgttctcttttattgaagaatttttatcaaaccgctcaattaaagtgagagtagggtcagaactatcttcatcctacatgcaacaAGAAGGtatcccccaaggcagcgtattgagtgtgaccttgtttgctgttgctattaatattgtcattagtcacatacctcctggcatgcaaggatcactatttgtcgatgactttgcaatttattgtagtggatcatctgcactacaagcatgccaaaatcttcaaattgcaataaatgctgcttccgcatgggcaaattcttgtggattcatgttttctcctcagaagaccaaagccattcgctttactcgtactcgtaaaagggaagagatccccacccttttcttaaatgattgtattttgccatatgaggataatgtcaagtttcttggagtcattttcgataagaaaatgacatttggtccccctataaatgacctatctatcagggttaagaagtcactgaacattctgaaagtggtatcgcattttgattggggtgctgatagaacaactttgcttagaatttatacatcttttatgtctgagcaagttagactatgcatgccaaatatatgggtcagctacaaagactttacttggaaaacttgatattgttcacaatgctgggcttcgcatctgcataggtgcttacagaacatctcccattgacagtctctatgttgattctggcatacctcccctttccattcgcagagaggagttgagtttgaggtttttagctaggtcccttgctgtgagaaacaatcctaactgtaaatatgttagggcgcctttagatcggactcctaacagatctagagtgcctaagcctttggaagtacagctgaaaaatgatgctagagaagtaggcttgttaacagcacagatagcagaggtaggatatcccaagtctcctccttggtgtaatccacctgtcaaagtatgttttacggcaggagggaaaaatacctcacctagtagggtaatgaaaagtgagtttttaaatcatactgctcaacatcatgggaaacatgtttttacagatggctccaaatcggcagcaggagttggaagtgcagctgtggtgggggatattgttattagaaggaaactcccatcctcttgttcaatttttactgctgagctgtacgcaataattctcgcagtccaacatatttttaaaaatggcaacctaaatagtttttatacaatttttacggattccaatagtgttttactctcatcaAAAcaatgccaggccatcatctagtacaaga encodes:
- the LOC137640029 gene encoding zinc finger protein OZF-like → MSSRDREKMRNSESLEFPMKSDIEDSSSLSVVKPENSDLVGNVSLFVDGSLFIDPDMEFKAEPGIFESSEGDMKYAYDSDASGTEDNSQSCRCRECGETFSKQVNLEAHYINHTRRRSFNCGDCGKAFFKKSVLVAHLRTHTGEKPFKCSACDKVFSQKTHLTKHYRIHTVEKPFKCNVCEQAFSQGSTLKNHYRIHTGEKPFKCDVCGKAFSQKGALSSHLITHTGEKPFKCNVCQKAFSQRTHLTNHCKIHTGEKSFKCNVCDKKFSRKSNLNAHYRIHTGVKPFKCSVCDKAFSQRIHLTTHCRIHTETIELRGTK